CGGGTGGTCGCATTGGGGGCGGCAGCTTCCGGGCGCCAACCCGAGTGGCGCCGAGTCCGTCCTATCGCAGCCCCAGCGGGGGCGGTTACTATCCCGGCGGCGGCTTTGGTTTCCCGTTCTTGTTTCCGCTGTTTGGGTTTGGCGGGGGCTTTGGCGGTCTGTTCACGATCATCCTGTTCATCGGTTTAGCCAACTTCATCATGCGCACCGTGCGTGAGATGGGCAGCGATAACGATGGCGGCATGGGTGCGGCAGATAATCCGGCGGTGTCGGTCGCTAAGCTGCAAATTGGTCTGTTGGCTGAGGCCCGTTCTCTGCAAGAAGACCTCAACCGCATGGCATTGTCGGCAGACACGTCTTCGACCACTGGGCTGACGCAGGTGCTGCAAGAAGCGAGCCTGTCTCTGCTGCGTCACCCTGAATACTGGCAGTATGCGACTGCTCAGACCGAAGCCACCCGCTTACTGTCGGCCGAGCAAAAGTTCAACCAACTGGCGCTAGCTGAGCGCAGCAAGTTTACGGGCGAGTCGGTGAGCAATGTGAACAACCGCTTGCAGCAGGCTGCCGCTAAGGAAGCTGAGGCCGGGGAGCTGGC
Above is a genomic segment from Leptolyngbya iicbica LK containing:
- a CDS encoding DUF1517 domain-containing protein; translated protein: MGFKLHNLFRRLKPLIKPVMAIALVGVLVFGHADGALAARAGGRIGGGSFRAPTRVAPSPSYRSPSGGGYYPGGGFGFPFLFPLFGFGGGFGGLFTIILFIGLANFIMRTVREMGSDNDGGMGAADNPAVSVAKLQIGLLAEARSLQEDLNRMALSADTSSTTGLTQVLQEASLSLLRHPEYWQYATAQTEATRLLSAEQKFNQLALAERSKFTGESVSNVNNRLQQAAAKEAEAGELATAEPGQYIVASVIVATQGKLNLPKVSSTQDVRQALSTLGAVSSDRLLAVEILWTPQASGETLTADEMIAEYPELTLI